The following is a genomic window from Scylla paramamosain isolate STU-SP2022 chromosome 19, ASM3559412v1, whole genome shotgun sequence.
tcctcctcctcaactaccttttcctcctcttcctcctcttgttttttttttcctcttcttcatcctcctccttttccttttactctttctcctcctgctctttcaccacttcttcctcatcttcttagtcatccttttctcctcctcctcctcctcctcctcctcctcctccttttctttttcatcttctttctcctcttcttcctcttcttcgcattcttctttgtcttcttactcctcttctcttcctcttcctcttctacttatccactcctccttctcctctcttccttctctttctcctcctcctcctcctcctcctcctcctcctcatcctcctcctcctcctcctcctcctcctccccctcctcctcctccacatcctcttcctcttcttcctttctctccccttcctctttttattctcctcctcctcctcctcttcttttttcttcttctcctcctcctcctcctccttctcttcctcctcctttccctcctcctccttttctttctcttcctcccatcccccctcctcttcttcttcttctttttcttcttcttcttcttcttcttcttcttcttactttttgtttttgttcttgttcttctagtACTAcgtcttccccttctttttcctcctcctcttcttttttctccttctcttcctactttttcttcctcctcctcctcctcttcttttttcttcttctcctcctcctcctccttctcctcctcctcctcctcctcctcctcctcctcctcctcctccttcttcttctcctttctttcctcctcctcattaccaaacagccttgcaaggaccaaaaggtctgttgctgtttggctttcctttgtattcctttgtattcctcctcctgttctccctcttattcctcattctccttgtcctcctcctcctcctcctcctcctcctcctcctcctcctcctcctcctcctcctcctcctcctcctcctcctcctcttcttccttcttctcttcttcctcctcctcttcctcctcctcctcctcttcctcctcctcttcttctactcttcttctttctcctcctcctccttcttgtgctcctcctcctcgtcaccaccactgtcatcaccactgtcaccacagcTGTTATCACCTCTGTCACCAGTGTCATCACCACGATcatcaatatcaccaccattgtttttttccttttcactctctactaaaattccatgtggtttttcaatatcacatggtttcgccttttttcctgccagcctcggctggagggaggggtgggtggggaggagccttctgctttgctgtcctgtcCCTATCACTGGTAGTTAGTAAATAGTCTCaataaacagcctagtaaggacctcagggtctgttgctgtttgtcttcctttgtattcctttgtattcctttgtattcctccagTGTCACCACTAATTTCACCACcaatgtcaccaccactgtcatttcCACTGTCActaccatcgtcaccaccactgtcatcaccattgtcaccaccactatcaccacaagtgtcaccaccaatatcaccaccactatccccaCCACTTTCACAaccattgtcatcaccactattactgccaatctcaccaccactttcatcaccactgtcatcactttcaccaccactgtcatcaccactgtcatcactgctgtcaccactactgtcaccaccactgtcaccacagcTGTTATCATCTCTGTCACCAGTGTCATCACCACGATcatcaatatcaccaccattgtcaccaccactgtcatcaccactgtcattcTATTATTGGTCTcaatctttgtttttcttttctttcttttttttcatgcgctTCCTCCTTCGATTTCTTGtatatgtgtgcatgtatgtatgtatgtatgtatgacagTGGAAGGTTGGGAGCccgtgtgggggagggagggagtgaggagtgaccgggtgagggagggagggagggagggagggagggagggaggaatcaaGGCAGCGTTGCCAAAACGGTGAAAGTTGCCATGAAAGTTTCACAGATCctgcttgttattattattattattattattattattattattattattattattattattattattattattactattattattattattattattattattatcattattattaataccaatagtagtaatagtagtagtagtaacatcatcTTCACTACTATTTAATTTGCAggtttcatctcctcctcctcctcctcctcctcctcctcttcctccttttcttcttaatcttcatcCTTGTCcacctctgcttctctttcactttcaccctcctcctcctcctcctcctcctcctcctcctcctcttcctcctccagtgctatcctgtttctctcactaatagagtagaatagttacccaaacagcccagtaaGGACCTcatggtctgttgctgtttggtcttcctttgtattctttctttgttccttcacttttttcctcctcctcctcctcctcctcctcctcctcctcctcctcctcctctttctcctcctcccgcttcctcttactctttgcCTTGTCAtcgtctccatcaccacctttatcatcatcaccaccaccaccaccaccaccgtcatcaccaccaccgtcaccctcagcaccaccatcaccatcaccatcactaacacgttcaccatcatcaccagccttAGGACAGTTATACCCTTGCATGTGTGCACAAGCAAATGCATGTTTTGACCACATTTAAACAGAAGTGCatatttgtaactttttttccctagtGCGGCATATTTCTGAGTTGTTAGGTGTTTATGAAGAGTATTCTATATGTAATAGTATTTTGAATTATAATTTCTTGTAAGTGTCATAATGAGTAATTGAAAGACATGTTTTGAACAGGATCAGGCTACACACTTGATAAGCGGCAGTCCTACACTCGGTTAATGCGGTGTAAGGAGGTGTATTGCTACTTTgtacaccaaaaacttgtctgcctcttttcttttcatgtcagCCACGACTTTTACAAAAAAGTAAGTCTTTGTGGTAAATCACTGCAGAAAACTCATGTCATTATCAATTCCACTAAGCTAAAAGTATTagcctattattattaatgataccTTTGTTAGGAAATGAGTGGTTGTTTCAGTGCTTATTTTACGAGTACCTTTTTCTGGTGCATGTTTGCATGCAGATTTACCTCATTCTGAGTGCATGTTATCCTAAGCCTaatcatctccaccaccatcaccgtcaccatcatgtTCACTATTgccatcacccccaccatcatattcaccgccaccaccaccaccaccaccaacaccatcatcatcactatcgtcatcactatcatcatcttcaccgtCCTGACAGTCACGGTCACATTCTGTGCTACAGTCAAAGGTAACAAACATTCCAGAGGGTTGGTTATTTGAACACAGTTGTAGTTGTTAATGAATGGTTAGGCTTTACTTCAGTTTTGTTGATGGTGACAACAATAATGCATTGATGactgttgtgatggtggcagtgatggtcaTGACAATGTTAATTgtagtaattatgataatacTTGTGAAAAGAATgactatgataatgataacggtgtgtgtgtgtgtgtgtatgtgtgtgtgtgtgtgtgtgtgtgtgtgtgtgtgtgtgtgcaggtactaactaaacaaacaaacaaacaaacaaacacacacacacagacagacccaCCTGGGCATGGCACGCAGCAAGGAGTCACAGTGAGTGGCTTGGTCTGGATGCCTGTATTGGTGGTGCAGGTGCAGCTCAGTGTATTCGTGGTGTTCAAAGATGAGCCCCTGCACGTCTGATTCCTTCCTGCTTAGCTCTATCCATACCTTcttggaggggatgagggggaggagggcccTGGcactggtgatggtgctgtCTCTTATtgttaccctctccctctcatcactTGTAATGTGTCTGACAACACAATCCAAGGCAGTCCTGTTCACTTCAGTGTCCTCCAGCATGGACAGCCAATCATCACAGTCTTTCACACCAGTCTCCGCCAGCAGGTCCAccacctcctgtgtgtgtagagttactagcattagtaccaccaccaccaccaccaccaccactaccaccacctcctgtatgtgttgattattatgattaataccaccaccaccaccaccaccaccatcaccactaccttcaccacaatcacttcacaacctcctcctgtgtgtgtagagttactTTGATTACTACAgatgccactaccaccaccaccaccaccaccaccaccaccaccaccaccaccaccaccttcaccaccaccactaccaccaccaccaccaccttcaccaccaccttcacctcctgtgCGTGTAGTCACTACAATAATTTCTTGTACTGTTTTTGCTAATGACTAGTAAGGATCAAAATTGAGGTTGACAGTGGTGCAGGTTCCCCTGAGACAGCTATGGAAGGATCaaatatgaggaagagaggatgaatagTCAACTTACTTGTATGGCTGCAGCACAAAGTGGTGTGTTAGGATGGCAGAGGAGACCTGCCACGTGCAGCAGCAGGTTCCTTAAGTTCCGGAGCTGTTCTGGCGGCGGGTCGTGAAGCATGCGTCGTATGTTTGCTGAGTGTGAGCCCTCCACCAGCTTGTGGACGATTGCTGATGCACCGTAGAATTCTTGTAGGCTCTTGTGTGGGGCTGCGTACTTCTGATGATGCCCCAGCCTGTCACTGGTGTCTTGAAGATTGAAAAACGCTGGGATGACTTCCTTGCTGGGTAATCCTTTTCCAAGGCAGCAACAAATCAGcttctgctcttcctgtttTGACAGAGTCAGTCGGTCTTGTAGAAGACCTTGCAATGACATGTCGTATATATCTTGTAGAACCATAGAGATGAGGACCTCGCGGGTCTTTGTGTCTCGTGGATGATCTGTGAGTCTGGCCTGCAGTTTTTCTATGCACCAATCTCTTATGGTGACGTACAGGCTGGtctgggtggtggtgatcttgATCTTGTCTTGATCGATGTAGAAAAGTGTTGCCACGAACAATAAATTTAATGGCAGGCCCAGGTAATCCTTCCAGCCAATGTGTTTCATGAGGTACTCAAGCCTCTCAGGGTCTTTGTTCCCCTTGTCTGGGAAGCTGTTGTAATGCTTCATGACAAAATGAATTCTTTGTTCATGGCTAACACTTTTCATCTCCATGTCCCACACCTCATAGCCATCAGGTACTTTGGCCAGGAAGTCTTTGACTGTTTCGGGCCGCGATGTGCAGACGAGTGTGAAGCCTGGCGAGTATTTCGAGATGTTGATGATGTCCTTCACAAGGCTGTGTGATGGAGTGCCTGGCGACAGTTCGTCCAGGCCGTCAATCAGGCAGAGAACCTTGCTTTGTTgtaggagggggatgaggtgtTCGTCCATCACAGCAAAATGGTTTGGGAGGATCACTTTGATGAAGTTCTGGAGAGATGGGCCTTCATCATCGCGGCACAAGACACGCACCACGATGTCGTACTCGTCCAGGTGTTTGATGGTGCAGGCGCCGGGCTCCTGAAGCCACTCTGAGACAAGGAAGGTGAGAAGGGTCGTTTTGCCGCTTCCTGCCACGCCCCTGATCAGGATGAGCTGTGGCTTGGCGccgtgcgtgggcggcgtggcCGATGAGGATGTGGACGGCTGTGGATTCTGTCCCGCGCGGCGCGTCACCGTCAGCACGTCGCAAGTGTCGATGTCTCGCCTCTGTTGAAggtgtcctcttccttccacgagGGACATCTTGCAGAAAATGTCctggatgtgatggtggtgttttggtgagtcggtaaggaaggacagaggatcAAAGGTTTGCATTCGATCATAGGATGTTTTGAGGTGGGTCTGACTGTCTCTCATAAATTCTTGGTGCATGATACTGAAATAAtcttttaaaatttctttctccattcctgtTTTTCTGAAGGTATCAGTGACCTGCCGGGCGTTGTCCTGCACGGGTGTCACCTCTGCGTCAGGAATGCAGTATTTGGTCTTGGCTGCGGCGAGGACTCGGATAAAGAGGTGTTCTAACTCGTTGACTTTCTGCTGGTACTCTGCCTCGCTGAAAGATTTCACTTCATGAAAGAGTTCATTCCGCTCATCCTTGATTTTTGTTACCAATCCCTCCAGGGTGTTCTGGTTCCCCCATTCGGGATCGCCATCTCTCGCCAGGCCTTCGCACGTCAGCTTTATTGCTTTGTACAATAAAGTCAAATCAAAATTGTCCCATAAAGGGAAGCGTTGTGCTTGGCGGCGGTCGGTGTGGTTCACtgctgctttcttttgttttttactcATCCTTCCATAGTTGGCTGTCGAGCCTTGAGGAAGGTTGTCAAGGTAGTCAGTGAGGGACTTGCCcggcggcgtggcgggggcgTTCAGCGCGCCGCGCTTCAACACGAAGGTCAAGACGTCCTTGCCTGCGTTCTCCATGAGACAGATAAGCTTAATGCGACGGACGCAAACTTTCGGAGCGGCGGCCATGGTGGAGGGCTTGGGACGGCAGTTCCTCTCGCCAGCAGCCTGCAAAGAAATTTCCCGAGTGAGGAGCAGGGCAGGAGAGACGTGGCCTGCAAGGCTgagtgcgggagggagggagttgagcCTTGAAGTGGCCGGCGTTAGCACCGGGATGTGGGGACAAGAcaaagaggtggatgggagtAAGAGACACTGTGGCACACGGCATGGCACGTGTGTTGTGGCCAAACCATTTGACAAGACAACACGAGACAagacttgactgtgtgtgtgtgtgtgtgtgtgtgtgtgtgtgtgtgtgcaagtaagtaagtaagtaagtcagtcagtaagtaagTAGTTAAGTAAATAAGCAGGTAAGCAAACCTGTATTGGTGAGCACAATACAAAGTATTTCAAGGTGTACATACAATACACAGTCACGTGAGCCGAGGCTCTCTGACAGTGTATTGTACAGTAGAGCAGAGGGCAGGAGTGCAAACAAATTATAATGTACAACAACATAATGAACTGTACTGTACAGCGACAGTACCTCGCCGCTACAGAGAAGGTAAACATTAATACAAGTGTCTCACACtaacttaaataataataaaataatgatgataataacaataacaacaaggatagtgataacaataatactaacaaatacaataacaaaaacagtaaacaacaacaacaacaacaacagcaataacatcaatttactactactactacta
Proteins encoded in this region:
- the LOC135109529 gene encoding uncharacterized protein LOC135109529, coding for MAAAPKVCVRRIKLICLMENAGKDVLTFVLKRGALNAPATPPGKSLTDYLDNLPQGSTANYGRMSKKQKKAAVNHTDRRQAQRFPLWDNFDLTLLYKAIKLTCEGLARDGDPEWGNQNTLEGLVTKIKDERNELFHEVKSFSEAEYQQKVNELEHLFIRVLAAAKTKYCIPDAEVTPVQDNARQVTDTFRKTGMEKEILKDYFSIMHQEFMRDSQTHLKTSYDRMQTFDPLSFLTDSPKHHHHIQDIFCKMSLVEGRGHLQQRRDIDTCDVLTVTRRAGQNPQPSTSSSATPPTHGAKPQLILIRGVAGSGKTTLLTFLVSEWLQEPGACTIKHLDEYDIVVRVLCRDDEGPSLQNFIKVILPNHFAVMDEHLIPLLQQSKVLCLIDGLDELSPGTPSHSLVKDIINISKYSPGFTLVCTSRPETVKDFLAKVPDGYEVWDMEMKSVSHEQRIHFVMKHYNSFPDKGNKDPERLEYLMKHIGWKDYLGLPLNLLFVATLFYIDQDKIKITTTQTSLYVTIRDWCIEKLQARLTDHPRDTKTREVLISMVLQDIYDMSLQGLLQDRLTLSKQEEQKLICCCLGKGLPSKEVIPAFFNLQDTSDRLGHHQKYAAPHKSLQEFYGASAIVHKLVEGSHSANIRRMLHDPPPEQLRNLRNLLLHVAGLLCHPNTPLCAAAIQEVVDLLAETGVKDCDDWLSMLEDTEVNRTALDCVVRHITSDERERVTIRDSTITSARALLPLIPSKKVWIELSRKESDVQGLIFEHHEYTELHLHHQYRHPDQATHCDSLLRAMPRSHLKWFRGHLSGAGTQLLQECRGLEGLRLAVCDQDAQEVLAAISAVHASLPQLHAICESVTL